GCCATCGCCCGATCGCTGGCGATGCGGCCGAAGGTCATGCTCTTCGACGAGGTGACATCGGCGCTCGACCCGGAGCTCACCGAAGAAGTGCTCACGGTGATGGAGCAGCTCGCCCGCGACGGCATGACCATGATCCTGGTGACGCATGAAATGGGGTTTGCCCGGCGCGTGGCTACGCAGACGATCTTCATGCACAAGGGAAAAATCTGGGAACAGGGACCGTCTGCAAAGCTCTTCGCCGATCCACAGACGCCGGAACTGCGGCAGTTCGTGAAATCCGACGTCAAATAATAGGTTTTGCATCAGGATAAAAGCGGGCGACGATGAGGGTCGGAAACGATCCTGGCATCGAAGGAGACCAATAAATGCACTCCCGCAGGCCAGTCCACGGCCGGGGCCGCCGGGCATCGCAATACCAGGCGCATCGCCTATACGATAGCACCCATTCGCGAATGGGTCTTCCGGCAGCATAACTAGAAGTCCGCAAAAACCCCGCCGAAGCGGGGTTTTTGTGATGGAGGCGGATCAGTTGTTGTGGGCCGCGCAGGCCTCATCCATCGGCGTGGCGTTGCTGGTGCCGCCCTGGGTCTGGAGGTTGGCGGAGTTGTTGACCGGGTTCGGGCACTTGGTCTTGTCCATTTTCATCGTGCCGCCGGTCGTGGAGCCGGTTGTGGTGGTATCGGTCGCCATCGGCTTTTTGGCCTTCATGTCGCCGGATGCGCCGCCGCCCTGATCGGCCTGGTTCTTGTCGATCGTGGCGCCGGCCGGCGCCGGATTGGACTGGGCGAAGGCCGATGTGGCCATGCCGAGGGCGAAAAGCGATGCTGCTACGAGTTTCATACGCATTCTCATATCCTCCTTGGGATTTTTGCCTGACGGGCCTATCCACAACCTCGCCGGCACATCATTGTTCCCAAGCAGCCGCTAAACAAAAGCGCCCTACTTCGCGTAAAGCGCCCGCGAGCGTTCGAGGTGTTTGAGCAGCGCCATCTCCGAGCCGTCGACGTCGTTGGCTTCGAGGCGGTCGACGATTTCGTCGTGTTCGGCGAGCGTGAACTTTTCCTTGCCGGTCCAGATCAGCATCTCGGTATGATATTCCTTCAGCCAGGCAAGCATCGCTTCGCTGACGGCGACATAGATCGGGTTACCGGAGATCTGGGCGATGCGGGTGTGAAATTCCATATCGGCGTCGATGAACGCTTCGGCCCGCCCGAGTGACATGCGCTGGTGCTCGATGATGGCCCTGAGGTCGGCGATGTCTTTTGCCGAGGCGCGCTGGGCGGCCTCGCGGGCCATGCCGCGCTCGAAGAAGATGCGGGCGCTCTTTAAATGTTCGAGCGAGTCGGCCGATTGCGACAGCATGATCTTGGCGGTGAGATCGACCTGGCGGAAGATCGACTTTGCCGTCAGCCGCAAGACCTTTGCGCGCTCGCCGTGCGAAATGCTGACGAGACCCTTGTTGGCGAGCGACTGCATGGCCTCGCGGATTGCCGGCCGGCCGACGCCGAAGCGCTCCATCAGCACTCGCTCGGAGGGCATTTCATCGCCGGGCTGAAGCTCGCCTGAGGTGATCAGCCGCTCCAACCGATCAAACACTTCGTCGGAGAGTTTCCGGCGGACGATTTGTTCGATGGGCTGGGTCATGAGATCTCGCTGGCTCAAAATGTCTCCTCCTAACAGTTTTCCGGACCAAGGACAAAGCTTGTGGCCGAAAATTTGCGTGCGCGAAGATTCCGCTTTTCAACGATTGGAATACTCATTATACCAGATCACAAGTTGACGCCATGACAATCTGCATGGGCCGAGAGGAGCAGCCGTCCGTTCATGATGATTACCCTGACCTACCGCATCGAAACGCCCGGCAGCGTCGAGGCGATGGCGGAAAAGATCGCCAGCGACCAGTCGACCGGAACCTTCGTGCCGGTTCCCGGCGAGACCGAGGAGCTGAAATCGCGGGTCGCCGCCCGGGTGCTGGCGATCCGCCGGCTCGAGGATGGGCATCATCCGACCTGGCCGGAGGCGGCGCCCGGCACGCGGCTGCATCGCGCCGATGTCGACATCGGCTTCCCGCTTGAGGCGGTCGGCACCGATCTTGCCGCCCTGATGACCATTGCGATCGGCGGCGTCTATTCGATCAGGGGCATGACCGCCATCCGCATCGTCGACATGAAACTGCCGGATGCCTTCAAAGGCGCCCATCCCGGACCGCAATTCGGCATCCCCGGAAGCCGAAGGCTCACCGGCGTCGAAGGCCGGCCGATCATCGGCACGATCGTCAAGCCGGCGCTGGGCCTGAGGCCGAACGAGACGGCGGAACTGGTCGGCGAGTTGATCGCATCGGGCGTCGACTTCATCAAGGACGACGAGAAGCTGATGAGCCCGGCCTATTCGCCGCTCAAGGAGCGCGTCGCCGCGATCATGCCGCGCATTCTCGATCATGAGCAGAAGACCGGCAAGAAGGTGATGTATGCCTTCGGCATCTCGCATGCCGATCCCGACGAGATGATGCGCAACCACGATATCGTCGCTGCGGCCGGCGGCAATTGCGCCGTCGTCAACATCAACTCGATCGGCTTCGGCGGCATGAGCTTCCTGCGCAAGCGCTCCAGCCTGGTGCTGCACGCGCATCGCAACGGCTGGGACGTGCTGACGCGCGATCCCGGCGCCGGCATGGACTTCAAGGTTTACCAGCAGTTCTGGCGGCTCTTGGGCGTCGACCAGTTCCAGATCAACGGCATCAGGGTCAAATATTGGGAGCCGGACGACAGCTTCGTCTCGTCCTTCAAGGCGGTCAGCGCGCCGCTCTTCGACGCCGCCGACCGGCCGCTTCCGGTCGCAGGCTCCGGCCAGTGGGGCGGGCAAGCGCCGGAGACCTATCAGCGCACCGGCCGCACCGTCGATCTCCTTTATCTCTGCGGCGGCGGCATCGTCAGCCATCCCGGCGGACCTGCGGCCGGCGTCCGCGCCGTGCAGCAGGCCTGGCAGGCCGCAGTCGCCGATATTCCGCTGGAGACTTACGCCAAGGAACATCCGGAGCTTGCTGCCTCGATCGCAAAATTCAGCGATGGCAAGGGCGCATGACCGTCATGAACGACCTTCTCGTCAGCTATTACGGGGATGATTTTACCGGCTCGACCGATGTCATGGAGGCGCTCGCTTCGCGCGGCGTCGAGACCGCCCTCTTCCTCGGTCTTCCCAAGCCGGAATTGGTCGCCCGCTTCAAACACTGCCGCGCGATCGGTATTGCCGGAACGAGCCGCAGCGAGACGCCGGCATGGATGGAACTGCATCTCGTGCCTGCCTTCGACTGGCTGCGCTCGCTCGGTGCGGCCATCTGCCATTACAAGGTTTGCTCGACCTTCGATTCCAGCCCTGGCATCGGCAATATCGGAAAGGCTATCGAAATCGGCGGCAAGATCTTCGGGCAGGCGATCGTCCCCGTCATCGTCGGCGCGCCGCAGCTGAAGCGCTACACGGCTTTCGGCAATCTCTTCGCAGCCTATCAGGGCCGCGTCTTCCGCATCGACCGCCATCCCGTCATGAGCCGCCATCCCGTCACCCCGATGGACGAGGCGGATCTTGGCGTTC
The window above is part of the Rhizobium sp. BT03 genome. Proteins encoded here:
- a CDS encoding transcriptional regulator NanR; this encodes MTQPIEQIVRRKLSDEVFDRLERLITSGELQPGDEMPSERVLMERFGVGRPAIREAMQSLANKGLVSISHGERAKVLRLTAKSIFRQVDLTAKIMLSQSADSLEHLKSARIFFERGMAREAAQRASAKDIADLRAIIEHQRMSLGRAEAFIDADMEFHTRIAQISGNPIYVAVSEAMLAWLKEYHTEMLIWTGKEKFTLAEHDEIVDRLEANDVDGSEMALLKHLERSRALYAK
- the oiaX gene encoding 3-oxo-isoapionate-4-phosphate decarboxylase OiaX, producing MMITLTYRIETPGSVEAMAEKIASDQSTGTFVPVPGETEELKSRVAARVLAIRRLEDGHHPTWPEAAPGTRLHRADVDIGFPLEAVGTDLAALMTIAIGGVYSIRGMTAIRIVDMKLPDAFKGAHPGPQFGIPGSRRLTGVEGRPIIGTIVKPALGLRPNETAELVGELIASGVDFIKDDEKLMSPAYSPLKERVAAIMPRILDHEQKTGKKVMYAFGISHADPDEMMRNHDIVAAAGGNCAVVNINSIGFGGMSFLRKRSSLVLHAHRNGWDVLTRDPGAGMDFKVYQQFWRLLGVDQFQINGIRVKYWEPDDSFVSSFKAVSAPLFDAADRPLPVAGSGQWGGQAPETYQRTGRTVDLLYLCGGGIVSHPGGPAAGVRAVQQAWQAAVADIPLETYAKEHPELAASIAKFSDGKGA